From the Burkholderia ubonensis genome, one window contains:
- the proB gene encoding glutamate 5-kinase — MRSIIADSKRLVVKVGSSLVTNDGKGLDHAAIGRWAAQIAALRDQGKEVVLVSSGAIAEGMQRLGWSKRPREIDELQAAAAVGQMGLAQVYESRFSEHGIRTAQILLTHADLADRERYLNARSTLLTLLRLGVVPIINENDTVVTDEIKFGDNDTLGALVANLIEGDALIILTDQSGLFTADPRKDPAATLVAEANAGAPELEAMAGGAGSSLGRGGMLTKILAAKRAAHSGANTVIASGREPDVLARLAAGEAIGTQLIARTARMAARKQWMADHLQVRGHVVIDAGAVEKLTAGGKSLLPIGIVNVQGVFARGEVIACVGPDGREVARGLTNYSSAETKLIQRKPSGEIEAVLGYMMEPELIHRDNLVLV, encoded by the coding sequence ATGCGTTCGATCATCGCGGATTCGAAGCGACTGGTGGTGAAGGTGGGATCCAGCCTCGTGACCAACGACGGCAAGGGGCTCGATCATGCCGCAATTGGCCGCTGGGCCGCCCAGATCGCCGCGCTGCGCGACCAGGGCAAGGAAGTGGTGCTCGTCAGTTCGGGCGCGATCGCGGAAGGGATGCAGCGGCTCGGCTGGAGCAAGCGTCCGCGCGAGATCGACGAACTGCAGGCCGCTGCCGCGGTCGGGCAGATGGGGCTCGCCCAGGTCTATGAAAGCCGCTTCTCCGAGCACGGGATCCGCACCGCGCAGATCCTGCTCACGCACGCCGACCTCGCGGACCGCGAACGCTACCTGAACGCGCGCTCGACGCTGCTCACGCTGCTGCGGCTCGGCGTCGTGCCGATCATCAACGAGAACGACACGGTCGTCACCGACGAAATCAAGTTCGGCGACAACGACACGCTCGGCGCGCTCGTCGCGAACCTGATCGAAGGCGATGCGCTGATCATCCTCACCGACCAGTCCGGCCTGTTTACCGCCGATCCGCGCAAGGACCCGGCCGCGACGCTCGTCGCGGAAGCGAATGCCGGCGCACCCGAACTCGAGGCGATGGCGGGGGGCGCGGGGTCGAGCCTCGGCCGCGGCGGCATGCTGACGAAGATTCTCGCGGCCAAGCGCGCGGCGCACAGCGGCGCGAACACCGTGATCGCGAGCGGGCGCGAGCCGGACGTGCTCGCGCGCCTCGCGGCGGGCGAGGCGATCGGCACGCAGCTGATCGCGCGCACGGCGCGGATGGCGGCGCGCAAGCAGTGGATGGCCGATCACCTGCAGGTGCGCGGGCATGTCGTGATCGACGCCGGCGCGGTCGAGAAGCTGACGGCGGGCGGCAAGAGCCTGCTGCCGATCGGCATCGTCAACGTGCAGGGCGTGTTCGCGCGCGGCGAGGTGATCGCCTGCGTCGGGCCCGACGGGCGCGAAGTCGCGCGCGGGCTGACCAACTACAGCAGCGCGGAAACGAAGCTGATCCAGCGCAAGCCGAGCGGCGAGATCGAAGCGGTGCTCGGCTACATGATGGAGCCGGAGCTGATTCACCGCGACAACCTGGTGCTCGTGTGA
- a CDS encoding CNP1-like family protein, giving the protein MTGRDLGVAPFFYEECILKAIALALTSIAAAAVLAGCAHSNSPTNKDDGTFVYLLDRQGEWKENKVDTLPALPTPGDLLSFNVSQNTPLKFFVDAKSLAVGTDGIVRYTVVVTSPAGARNVNYEGIRCDTYEWRQYAGLNSDHDGWDRTVENDWRRIENGELNAYHAALYQDYFCANKMPLGTTQSILENIKYHRTALNQLR; this is encoded by the coding sequence ATGACCGGGCGCGACCTTGGTGTCGCGCCCTTTTTTTACGAGGAATGCATATTGAAAGCGATTGCTCTCGCGCTCACGTCGATCGCCGCAGCGGCTGTGCTGGCCGGTTGCGCGCATTCGAATTCGCCGACCAACAAGGATGACGGCACGTTCGTCTATCTGCTGGACCGCCAGGGGGAATGGAAGGAAAACAAGGTCGACACGCTGCCCGCGCTGCCAACGCCGGGCGACCTGCTGTCGTTCAACGTGTCGCAGAACACGCCGCTCAAGTTCTTCGTCGACGCGAAGTCGCTGGCGGTCGGCACCGACGGCATCGTGCGGTATACGGTGGTCGTCACGAGCCCGGCCGGCGCGCGCAACGTCAATTACGAGGGCATCCGCTGCGACACGTATGAATGGCGCCAGTATGCGGGCCTCAATTCGGATCACGACGGCTGGGACCGCACGGTCGAGAACGACTGGCGCCGCATCGAGAACGGCGAGCTGAACGCATATCACGCGGCGCTCTACCAGGACTACTTCTGCGCGAACAAGATGCCGCTGGGCACGACGCAGTCGATCCTCGAGAACATCAAGTATCACCGCACCGCGCTGAATCAGCTGCGCTGA
- the cgtA gene encoding Obg family GTPase CgtA, protein MKFIDEARIEVIAGDGGDGSASMRREKFVPFGGPDGGDGGRGGSVYAIADRNINTLIDYRYAKKHLARNGENGRGSDCYGKGGDDITLRMPVGTVITDMDTGELIADLTEHDQKVMLAQGGAGGLGNLHFKSSTNRAPRQKTDGKPGERRMLRLELKVLADVGLLGMPNAGKSTFISSVSNAKPKIADYPFTTLAPNLGVVRVGPSKSFVIADIPGLIEGAAEGAGLGHQFLRHLQRTGVLLHLVDLAPFDESVDPVAEATAIVGELRKYDESLYEKPRWLVLNKLDMVPEDEREARVADFLERFGWDGPVFEISALTGQGCEALCYAIYDYLAEHSDAHRAAEAEDLAADVRFRDTPARDGQTASDADA, encoded by the coding sequence ATGAAGTTCATTGACGAAGCGCGAATCGAAGTCATCGCCGGAGACGGAGGCGATGGCAGCGCGTCGATGCGCCGCGAGAAATTCGTTCCGTTCGGCGGGCCGGACGGCGGCGACGGCGGCCGGGGCGGCAGCGTCTATGCGATCGCCGACCGCAACATCAACACGCTGATCGACTACCGTTACGCGAAGAAGCACCTGGCGCGCAACGGCGAGAACGGCCGCGGCTCGGACTGCTACGGCAAGGGCGGCGACGACATCACGCTGCGCATGCCGGTCGGCACGGTCATCACCGACATGGACACGGGCGAGCTGATCGCCGACCTGACCGAGCACGACCAGAAGGTGATGCTCGCGCAGGGCGGTGCGGGCGGCCTCGGCAACCTGCATTTCAAGTCGAGCACGAACCGCGCGCCGCGCCAGAAGACCGACGGCAAGCCGGGCGAGCGGCGGATGCTGCGCCTCGAGCTGAAGGTGCTGGCCGACGTCGGCCTGCTCGGCATGCCGAACGCGGGCAAGTCGACATTCATCTCGTCGGTGTCGAACGCGAAGCCGAAGATCGCCGACTATCCGTTCACGACGCTGGCCCCGAATCTCGGCGTCGTGCGCGTCGGGCCGAGCAAGAGCTTCGTGATCGCCGACATTCCCGGGCTGATCGAGGGCGCGGCCGAAGGCGCCGGCCTCGGGCATCAGTTCCTGCGCCACCTGCAGCGCACCGGGGTGCTGCTGCATCTTGTCGATCTTGCACCGTTCGACGAAAGCGTCGATCCGGTCGCGGAGGCGACGGCGATCGTCGGCGAGCTGCGCAAGTACGACGAGTCGCTCTACGAGAAGCCGCGCTGGCTCGTGCTCAACAAGCTCGACATGGTGCCGGAGGACGAGCGTGAGGCGCGCGTCGCGGATTTCCTCGAGCGTTTCGGCTGGGACGGCCCGGTGTTCGAAATCTCGGCGCTGACCGGCCAGGGCTGCGAGGCGCTGTGCTACGCGATCTACGACTACCTCGCGGAGCATTCGGACGCGCATCGCGCGGCCGAGGCGGAAGACCTGGCGGCGGACGTGCGCTTCCGCGACACGCCCGCGCGCGACGGGCAGACGGCATCGGACGCCGACGCCTGA